The DNA window CGGTGATGTGGCGCGCGGTGCGCCCTTCGCTGCCGTCGGCCAGAGGCAGCATCCTGAATCCCCCCTTGCGGTAGTCGTCGCGATACATCCAGGCGATGGCGTAAAAGTGGGGGAACTGCCAGAAGAAGAGCAGGGCGAAGAGGGCCAGAGCGCCGGGTTCCAAGGGCGAGCGCACGGCCGCCCATCCCATCAGCGGCGGGATGGCGCCCGGAATGGCGCCGATGGTCGTGCACCAGATGGTGTGCGACTTCAGGGGCGTGTAGACGAAGAGATAAAGCGAGGCGGTCAGTACGCCCAGCAAAGAGCTGGAGGGGCTGACCAGCAGCGCCAGATATAGCGCGCCCGAAAAAACCAGCACAGTGGTGAAGAAAAGCGCCGCAGGCGGGTCTATGCTGCCGGCCGGAAGGGGACGCATGGCGGTGCGCTGCATGCGGGCGTCGGCTTGCGCTTCCAGGGCCTGATTGAGTCCTGCCGTTCCGCCTGCGATGAAGAACGTGCCCAGCGCCAGGTTCAGCAGCAGGCCCCAGTCGAGACTGCCCACCGCTGCCATGGCATAACCCGCCAGGGCGGTCAGCACCACCATGAAAGTGACTCGGGGCTTGGTCAGGGCCCAATAAGCCGCAAATCGACCGCTTTCCGTCCGCTGCAAGGGAGCGGACAGGGCTGACGGCATCTGATTGGGCGTTGTTCCTAGACTCATCCCCACCTCGGCTGTCGAGGCTCTTCAGATTACCCGAGAGGTCGCTCTAAGCGCAACCGCCTCGAGGTGAAGGCCTCGGCCCCGGCCAATCAGTTGGCGGCCCTCAGGTAAACACTGCTGTCGGCCCGAAAGACCAGGTTGTAGTTGACCCTTGCGCCGTCATCCGACTTGATCAGCACTTCGCCCAGGGACGAGTTGCCGAAGACCTTGGGCAGGTAAAGCTGGTAACGGCCCGGTTTGAGGCTGGCGCTGACGTAGCCCGTGCGCTTGTTGAAGTTGACCTTGGAGGTCGTGATGCTGTCGCCCTCTCCGCGCACCGAGAAGGTCAGGTTGGCGATCTTGTAAATGTCAAAGGGGCTCTGGCTTTCCTTGCTGATGCGGAGCACGAAGCTGCGCGGCTGAACCGCCATGCGCTGTCGCTTCAGGCGGTCCTGGTGGCGTTGACGCACTTTCTGGGTGCGCTCGCCGATATGCTCCTCCATCCAGGCTTGCAGTTCGCCGCTCTCGCGGGCCTCTCTGATGGCGCCGTTGATGGCGTTGAGCAGAGTAGTGCTGCCTTTGGGTACGGCCAGGGCGATCTCAAAGCTGCCCAGGCTGCCCGGCATAATTTCCATATTCTTCATGACGGCCACCGTGTCCAGCGCATAGGCGGCCATGTTGACGTCGTCCACCACGCCCTCGATTTCACCGCGGCGCAAGGCCAAAAGGGCGGGGTCGAGGCTGGGGAAAGGGACGATCTCGGCTTTCGGATGCTGCTGGGCCACGAAATCCTGGATGGCGGTACCCGCGCGCACCCCGATCTTGCGTCCCGACATTTCCTTGGCGGTGAACTCGGCCATTCCGGGATTGATGACCAGGGCCAGTTCCGAAGTGTAGTAGGACTCGCTGAAGTCGACCTTGGAGCGCCTGTCATCGGTCACGGCCAGGACGCTGGCCGCCATCTCCACCTCGGCGTTGGCCAGGGCCGGAATCCGCTCTGCGTACTGGCGGTCGACCCACATCAGTTCCAGCGGACGCGAGCCTTGGGCCCGGCGGGGCGCGTTGAGCCGCTCCATTGCGGCTTCTACGAGGCGGGCTTCTAATCCTACGGTCTCCTCACCGCGCTGGTAAAGCAAGGGCGCTTCGAAACGCAGTGAGGCGGCCCGGGTGATGCCCCGGTTGCTGGTGTGGTCAGGCGTTGAATTGGCGTCGCTGCAGGAACTGGCGACTAGGAACAAAAACGAACCGGCAATTGTGAACAGCAGTCGATTCCATGACATGAGGCAGCCATCCTCCCCTGGTAAAGCACTCCTTATACAGAAAAATCTCTCTGGCCACAAACCCCGAGCGCTGCGCGGAACCTCTCTCCCCGCGGACGCTCAACCGCCTGGGCGGACCTTCAGTTGTACCACAAAGCGTTCGAAAAATCTGCGCTTTAATGTCAGCGGGGCGAGGGTTTGTGCGCCAACAGCCCGCCTCTTAGCGTTGAATCGACAAGAGTGCTTGCCGGGCTTCCGAGTGCTGATGCCAGGCGGCTTGCCGTCCTGCCGGCATTGCGATCAAGCGTAGAAGGGATTCTCGCCGCTGCTGTGGTCGGTAGTGTCCACCACTTGAACGATTTCGGGGATCAGCTCGCGGATGCGGGTCTCCACCCCCTGCTTGAGTGTGACGTCGACCATTCCGCAGCCGTGGCAGCCTCCGCCGAAGCTCAGATAAACCTTGTCGTCCTTGACTCCCACCAGAGTCATGTGACCGCCATGGGCGGCAACGGCGGGGTTCAGTTCGGTATCGATCAGACGCTGCACTTTTTCCGCAACCGGACCCGACAAATCGTCGCGCGAGCCGCTTCCGATGGAGGGAGTCTCGGGCTTGTTGGGGTTGCTGAACTTGAAGCCGCTGCGGACGATGCGGTCTTCGTAATCGAGTTCGGCTCCTTCCAGGTTCTTGGCGCTGCCCGGATCGATGGCCACGCGGATGCCTTCCAGCTCGAGGATCAGGTCGTCTTCGTTTTCTTCCTCGGCGCTGATCAGTCTCAAGCCGTAGGCGAAGTCGGGACTCCCGTTGGCCGAGGCCTCCACGCGCATCGTGGTCTTGGGGGGATCTTGATCTCTCTGTTTATCGACAGCGGCGCGGATCTGTTCCTGCGCCTCTTCGGTGATTGTGAAATCCATATAACAGCCCTCCTCAGGCAAAATCGGCGACTCTCTATTCTAACAAGCCGTCCGAAGCAGGCGCAATCGCCGCCGGAAGGATCACTTTATTGAAAAATGCCAAAGTGAGCCACCCCGCACTTCCGTCTCGACTTGCATTATTTGACCAGGAGCGAGATACTACGGCACGTTCGGGGCACAGTAAGATTGCGCATGCCACAACAGCACGCTTTCAAGCGTGCCTTTGTTTTTAGAGACATTTGGAAGCGACGATACGAGTTATTTGCAAGTCGCAGAGATAGCAGCCGAGCAGAAAGGAAGCCAGCTATGCCCAACACTCAGGTCCGCAAGCCCAGCAAGTGGAAGTACGTGGACAAGGCCATCGCCAAGACGGCCGGGGCGGCCTTCGACGCCATCCAGTTCTTCAATAAGCATCGACCCAATCCCTCCTTCACGCCCAAGTGGTCGGACAAGCCCTTGCTGAAGTCGTGGGAAAAATCGAAGCCGACGCTGGGTTGGCCGCGAGAGACCGACTCTCTCTGCCCCAAGTGCGTCATCGAAGCCCGCGAGCGGATTCTCAACGGCGAAGAAGACTACACGGTGCTGATCGAGGAGAAGGTCGGCGAGGTCAAGGCCAAGGTGATCGAGCGCGACGGCAAGATCCTGATGGTCAAGGAATGCCCCATCCACGGCAAGTATGAAGACGTGATGGCCATCGACTCCAAGTTTCTC is part of the Acidobacteriota bacterium genome and encodes:
- the cyoE gene encoding heme o synthase, giving the protein MSLGTTPNQMPSALSAPLQRTESGRFAAYWALTKPRVTFMVVLTALAGYAMAAVGSLDWGLLLNLALGTFFIAGGTAGLNQALEAQADARMQRTAMRPLPAGSIDPPAALFFTTVLVFSGALYLALLVSPSSSLLGVLTASLYLFVYTPLKSHTIWCTTIGAIPGAIPPLMGWAAVRSPLEPGALALFALLFFWQFPHFYAIAWMYRDDYRKGGFRMLPLADGSEGRTARHITVHSVLLIAVSLLPFVVGMTGWLYLAGSLALGWIPLRAALKVSRQRTPQAAAGVLRASVIYLPLMLILLIAGKL
- a CDS encoding ABC transporter substrate-binding protein, which gives rise to MSWNRLLFTIAGSFLFLVASSCSDANSTPDHTSNRGITRAASLRFEAPLLYQRGEETVGLEARLVEAAMERLNAPRRAQGSRPLELMWVDRQYAERIPALANAEVEMAASVLAVTDDRRSKVDFSESYYTSELALVINPGMAEFTAKEMSGRKIGVRAGTAIQDFVAQQHPKAEIVPFPSLDPALLALRRGEIEGVVDDVNMAAYALDTVAVMKNMEIMPGSLGSFEIALAVPKGSTTLLNAINGAIREARESGELQAWMEEHIGERTQKVRQRHQDRLKRQRMAVQPRSFVLRISKESQSPFDIYKIANLTFSVRGEGDSITTSKVNFNKRTGYVSASLKPGRYQLYLPKVFGNSSLGEVLIKSDDGARVNYNLVFRADSSVYLRAAN
- a CDS encoding iron-sulfur cluster assembly accessory protein, which codes for MDFTITEEAQEQIRAAVDKQRDQDPPKTTMRVEASANGSPDFAYGLRLISAEEENEDDLILELEGIRVAIDPGSAKNLEGAELDYEDRIVRSGFKFSNPNKPETPSIGSGSRDDLSGPVAEKVQRLIDTELNPAVAAHGGHMTLVGVKDDKVYLSFGGGCHGCGMVDVTLKQGVETRIRELIPEIVQVVDTTDHSSGENPFYA